The following proteins are encoded in a genomic region of Chelmon rostratus isolate fCheRos1 chromosome 3, fCheRos1.pri, whole genome shotgun sequence:
- the rhoh gene encoding rho-related GTP-binding protein RhoH has protein sequence MNGLTEMSVKCVLVGDSAVGKTALLVRFTSETFPDTYKPTVFENTGVEVYMDGVQINLGLWDTAGNDNFRQIRPRSYHQADVVLICYSVANPNSLASVQHKWIAEVRENLPKAPVLIVATQTDLREMGAYRGNCISAAEGRQVAHEVHAKGYLECSSLSNRGVQQVFEYAVRMAVNQAKKQARRRMFSINQCKVF, from the coding sequence ATGAATGGCCTGACAGAGATGTCGGTGAAGTGTGTCCTGGTTGGCGACAGTGCCGTGGGCAAGACGGCCCTACTGGTCCGCTTCACCTCAGAGACCTTCCCAGACACCTACAAGCCCACAGTGTTTGAGAACACGGGGGTGGAGGTGTACATGGACGGGGTTCAGATCAACCTGGGTTTGTGGGACACGGCGGGCAACGACAACTTTAGACAGATCCGACCGAGATCCTACCACCAGGCCGACGTCGTCCTCATCTGCTACTCCGTGGCCAACCCGAACTCGCTGGCCAGCGTCCAGCATAAGTGGATCGCTGAGGTTCGGGAGAACTTGCCCAAGGCGCCAGTGTTGATTGTGGCCACCCAGACAGATCTGCGAGAGATGGGGGCGTATCGGGGCAACTGCATCTCAGCAGCCGAGGGGAGGCAAGTGGCTCATGAAGTCCACGCTAAAGGCTATCTAGAGTGCTCCTCCTTAAGCAACCGCGGCGTGCAACAGGTATTTGAGTATGCAGTGCGGATGGCCGTAAACCAGGCCAAGAAGCAGGCCAGGCGACGGATGTTCAGCATAAACCAGTGCAAGGTCTTTTGA